A window of Gudongella oleilytica genomic DNA:
GCAGAAATGAAATGGACAAAAATAAGTCCTGCTAAAACCCAATTATATGAAGACCTGGTCAATTATTTTTTTGATGAAGCAGATCTTCATTTCAGAGCTTTGCTGATTCCTGATAAAACAAAGCTTGACCATGAAAGATTTAATCAGACGCACGATTTGTGGTACTATAAAATGTATTTCGAGATGCTTAAGGCTATACTCTCGCCTACCGATTCCTATGAAATCTATATTGATGTCAAAGATAGTCACACAAATAGGAAAGCACAAAAATTAAAAGAAGTCTGCTGTAATTCCATGTATGATTTTGCATCACGCACCATTAAAAAAATACAACCCATACGTTCAGATGAAGTGCAAATCATGCAAATCGTCGACGTCTTAATTGGAGCTTTAGGTTATAATAATCGTATTTTCCCTGAAAACCACCAACTGAGCAAGGCAAAGCTCGACATTATCAAACTAATAAAAGAACGATCCGGTTATTCTTTAGATCGAAGTACCCTTCTTCGTGAAGATAAGCTTAATTTGTTCTTTTGGGATGCGAGGTAACTGATAATGGAAAATAATTGTTGGTTGCCAAATCTAGAGTTTTTTGAAGACTATAATAGCGAATGGGCCGCATACCAAAACGCTCTTTATACAATTTTCAAAAAAGATTTTATAGATTCCAGACCGTCTTTTAAAGGGATACGAGTTAGTATTAGAAAGCACCCAGTGGAGTATGGAAAGGAAGAAGCTTTTTTTCATGTCACTTGTCAGGATTATAACGGTGATGGTGAACGAGCACCAGATTTTCGCCGTTGCGAGAGAATTCGCTGGGTTAAGAGTTTTATTGAAGAACATAATTGCGACAGTTCAGCTTGCGCAGAATGCGATGGAATTAAGCTTTGGGAAGAACCCGCCCCTAGAGGAAGCTACAAAAGAGTTCACTTGCTTTTAGAAGAAGAGCGATATATGGTTGTAGTTGAGCCCCGCGATTCATATTGTTTATTGATTACAGCTTTTTATTTTGAGCAAGATCACTCATTAAGAAAAAAGCTTCAGCACTATGCGGAATATTCGAATAGTTGAAAATCATGAACAATTTTTAAATTCTTGCGTATACTATTACTAAGCTAGGATATAATATGCTTTAGAACGTGCGTTCTGGTCCGAAATTTTTCTGGACAAAATGCGTATCATGTGCTATGCTCTAAGTAGCTCATTTACCATGTGTAAAAGGAGTTCCTGAAAACGTCTTGTTTATAGCAAGGCGTTTTTTGCTGTCTAAAAAAGAAATAATATATTTTTGGACTAAAAGTATTTTGCTAACTAATGTCCAACGATTACTTCAAATGCTCAACGATATGCCCGAAAAATGCACACCCCCACCTAATGTCAAACGATTTGATGCCACGCTACCAGCTCTTAAAATCAGCGAACAATGAAAAATTCCAATGGCAGCGGCCCAAAAAATGAAACAAGCAGTCTCCGAAAAACCTCGTGAACCGCTTGTTTCAAGCCGTTTCAGGGTAAAATAAAACCACCAACCGATAAAATACTTTTTATCAATTGATGGTATTACTTTTGGTGGAGGCGGTGGGTGTCGAACCCACGTCCGAAAATCCTTCCACAAGAGCTTCTCCGAGTGCAGTCAGCAATTTCACATTCCCTCTACCCATCTCCTGCTGACAGGATATGGGCTTTAGTAGCTTCATAGGTTCCGTTTCCAGCTCAAAGCTTTGCCGGACTCGGTTCCCCACTTAGATGACGATTCTATCCAGGTCGTGGGAATCCCGGCAGAATCGAGCAGCTATATTAAGCTGCTAGTGCGTAATTATCGTTTGCGTTTAATTTAGTTGCCACTTTTAACGTTGCTTGGCGACAACGACTCGCTACTCCTGATTCCGT
This region includes:
- a CDS encoding DUF3800 domain-containing protein, which codes for MINYNVYCDESCHLEHDGINIMVLGAVWCPHDCVKEINERIRKIKVRNGISETAEMKWTKISPAKTQLYEDLVNYFFDEADLHFRALLIPDKTKLDHERFNQTHDLWYYKMYFEMLKAILSPTDSYEIYIDVKDSHTNRKAQKLKEVCCNSMYDFASRTIKKIQPIRSDEVQIMQIVDVLIGALGYNNRIFPENHQLSKAKLDIIKLIKERSGYSLDRSTLLREDKLNLFFWDAR